In Mycoplasmopsis maculosa, one genomic interval encodes:
- a CDS encoding dihydrolipoyl dehydrogenase has protein sequence MKKFDIVVLGAGPGGYSLANILSSNGKKVALIEKKHFGGTCVNEGCISTKTLIKSAKVFENIKSAKEYGLISEKNDFNFQAIQERRINNKNLLNGAIKNSIIDAGVEILFGEGEVIDKNTLIVNGEKINTDILVLATGARSRELDIKGFKEAKDNGILINSTDAMSLSKKPDSLTIIGSGPVALEFAYFYSTFGTKVTIVEANKFMSNFDIDLQTKVKEYILDRNIEIIENAKIQEINDNALIIKQGDEIKEIVSSYILSAVGRVANTESFKKLNLELNPNGSVKVNQYMETSIQNVYALGDVTGIMMLSTFAYKSGDVIAKRILNKEALKEVVNPKLIPWSVYLNPEFSGVGYTEQELKDKNVDYAVVNVPTAALPRAHADNLDKKTGFIKMLVDKKTDKLLGAFMFVEGSHLIINELALAMSKDITFTQLQEHPFTHPTISEAVYYGSRGYTFSKK, from the coding sequence ATGAAAAAATTTGATATTGTTGTTTTAGGGGCTGGCCCTGGTGGTTATAGCTTAGCAAATATTTTATCTTCAAATGGTAAAAAAGTTGCGCTTATTGAAAAAAAACATTTTGGTGGTACATGTGTTAATGAAGGATGTATATCAACAAAAACTTTAATTAAGAGCGCAAAAGTGTTTGAAAATATTAAAAGTGCAAAAGAATATGGATTAATTTCTGAAAAAAATGATTTTAATTTTCAAGCAATTCAAGAAAGAAGAATTAATAATAAAAATCTTTTAAATGGAGCTATTAAAAATTCAATAATTGATGCAGGAGTTGAAATTTTATTTGGTGAAGGCGAGGTTATTGATAAAAACACATTAATTGTTAATGGTGAAAAAATAAATACTGATATTTTGGTTTTAGCTACTGGAGCTAGAAGCAGAGAATTAGATATAAAAGGTTTTAAAGAAGCAAAAGATAATGGTATTCTTATAAATTCTACTGATGCAATGTCATTATCTAAAAAACCGGATTCACTTACAATAATAGGTTCTGGTCCTGTTGCATTAGAGTTTGCTTATTTTTATTCAACATTTGGAACAAAAGTTACAATTGTTGAAGCCAATAAATTTATGTCTAATTTTGATATTGATTTACAAACAAAAGTTAAAGAGTATATATTAGATAGAAACATTGAGATAATTGAAAATGCTAAAATCCAAGAAATTAATGATAATGCTTTAATAATAAAACAAGGTGATGAAATTAAAGAAATTGTAAGTTCATATATTTTATCAGCTGTTGGTAGAGTTGCTAATACTGAATCATTTAAAAAATTAAATTTAGAATTAAATCCAAATGGTTCAGTAAAAGTTAATCAATATATGGAGACAAGTATTCAAAATGTTTATGCATTAGGAGATGTTACTGGTATTATGATGCTTTCAACTTTTGCTTATAAATCAGGTGATGTTATAGCAAAAAGAATTTTAAATAAAGAAGCTCTTAAAGAAGTTGTAAATCCAAAATTAATTCCTTGATCAGTTTATTTAAATCCAGAATTTTCAGGAGTTGGATACACAGAGCAAGAATTAAAAGATAAAAATGTTGATTACGCAGTTGTTAATGTACCTACAGCTGCATTACCAAGAGCTCATGCTGATAATTTAGATAAAAAAACAGGTTTTATAAAAATGTTAGTTGATAAAAAAACAGATAAATTATTAGGTGCATTTATGTTTGTTGAAGGATCTCATTTAATTATTAATGAATTAGCTTTAGCAATGTCTAAAGATATTACATTTACACAGTTACAAGAACACCCTTTCACTCACCCTACTATTTCAGAAGCTGTTTATTATGGATCAAGAGGATATACTTTTTCTAAAAAATAA